The proteins below come from a single Felis catus isolate Fca126 chromosome A1, F.catus_Fca126_mat1.0, whole genome shotgun sequence genomic window:
- the OXGR1 gene encoding 2-oxoglutarate receptor 1, whose protein sequence is MNEPLDSFANASSDFPDFAAPFGNCTDEKIPLKRHYLPVTYSIIFLVGFPGNAVAISTYIFKMRPWKGSTIIMLNLACTDLLYLTSFPFLIHYYASGENWIFGDFMCKFIRFGFHFNLYSSILFLTCYSIFRYFVIIHPMSCFSFHKTRWAVVACAVVWIISLVAVIPMTFLITSTTGPNRSACLDLTSSDDLATIKWYNLVLTATTFCLPLVIVTLCYTMIICTLTQGPQNHSCLKQKARRLTILLLLVFYICFLPFHILRVIRIESRLLSISCPIENQIHEAYIVSRPLAALNTFGNLLLYVVVSDNFQQALCSMVRCKASGDLEQAKQISYSNNP, encoded by the coding sequence ATGAATGAGCCACTGGACAGTTTTGCAAATGCTTCTTCCGACTTCCCCGATTTTGCAGCGCCTTTTGGAAATTGCACTGATGAAAAAATCCCACTCAAGAGGCACTACCTCCCTGTAACATATAGCATCATCTTCCTGGTGGGCTTTCCAGGGAATGCAGTAGCGATTTCCACTTACATTTTCAAAATGCGGCCGTGGAAAGGCAGCACCATCATTATGCTGAACCTGGCCTGCACAGACCTGCTGTATCTAACCAGCTTCCCTTTCCTGATTCACTACTATGCCAGCGGCGAAAACTGGATCTTTGGGGATTTCATGTGCAAGTTCATCCGCTTCGGCTTCCATTTCAACCTGTACAGCAGCATCCTCTTCCTCACCTGTTACAGCATCTTCCGATACTTCGTGATCATTCACCCCATGAGCTGCTTTTCCTTTCACAAGACTCGATGGGCCGTGGTGGCCTGTGCTGTGGTGTGGATCATTTCCCTGGTGGCCGTCATTCCCATGACCTTCCTGATCACATCAACCACCGGGCCCAATAGATCGGCCTGCCTTGACCTCACCAGTTCGGATGACCTCGCCACTATCAAATGGTACAATCTAGTTTTGACTGCAACTACTTTCTGCCTTCCCCTGGTGATAGTGACACTGTGCTATACAATGATTATCTGCACCCTAACCCAAGGACCTCAGAATCACAGCTGCCTTAAGCAGAAAGCTAGAAGGCTAACCATTCTGCTACTCCTCGtgttttacatatgttttttACCCTTCCACATCTTGAGGGTCATTCGGATCGAATCTCGACTGCTTTCAATCAGCTGCCCCATCGAGAATCAGATCCATGAAGCGTACATCGTTTCTAGGCCGTTAGCCGCCCTGAACACCTTCGGTAACCTGTTACTGTATGTGGTGGTCAGTGACAACTTCCAGCAGGCCCTCTGCTCGATGGTGAGATGCAAAGCCAGTGGGGACCTGGAACAAGCAAAACAAATCAGTTACTCAAACAACCCTTGA